CTGCTACCAGAACGGCGTGCTGCCGGTGACGCTGGCGGCGCAGGAAGTCGAAGCCCTGCTGCTCGATGCCCATGAGCGACGCGCGCTGACCGTCGACCTCGACCGCGAAACCATCACCACCCGCGACGGACGCCGCTTCGCGTTCAGCGTCAGTCCCTGGCAACGCCAACGCCTGCTCGCCGGCGGCGATGACATCGCGCTGACCCTGCGCGCCAGCGCCGCAATCGATGCCTGGCAGGCCGAAGACCGTGCCCGGCGTCCGTGGATCTGGCCGATCGAGTTCTGAATTCCGATTCAACCACCCACAGAGATTCATCCCATGGCAGTACAACCCACGGCCGTAGCTTCACCACGCTGCGCGCTCATCACCGGCGCCAGCGGCGGTATCGGCCGCGCCACCGCCCAGGCGCTCGCGGCGACGCAATGGCATCTCGTGATCACGGATCTCGAGGCCGCAGCCCTCGAAGCGATGGCGCCCGACTTGTTGGCGGCCGGTGCGCCCGCGGTGCAATGCGTGACCGGTGACGTGGTAGACCCGGGCTTGCCCGCGCGTCTCGCCACGGCCAGCGCCGCGGCCGGCGTGCCGCTGCGCGGACTCGTCAATTGCGCGGGCGTAATCGACGGCACCGCACTCGAAGCCCTCAGCGACGAGCGCTGGCAGCAGGTGTTCGATATCAATGTCACCAGCCAGTTTCGCGTCACGCGCGCCCTGGCGCCGCAGCTGCGCGCGGCCGGCGGCGCCGCGGTCGTCAATCTTTCGTCCATCCTCGGCGTGCATGCCGGACACAACATGCCGGCCTACTGCATGACCAAGGCCGCCATCGTCGGGCTGACCAAGAGCCTGGCGGTCGACTTTGCCGCTGACGAGGTGCGCGTCAATGCGCTGACCCCGGGCGGCATCGATACCAACATGCCGCGCTCACTGCTCGCGCAGCTCGGTATCCCGGAACAGACGTTCTTCGCGAATATTGGCGATTTCGTCGGCCGCCAGCTGGTCAAGCGCCTGGGGCGCGCCGACGAAGTGGCCCAGCTCATCGCTTTCCTGTTATCCGACCACGCCAGCTTCATCACCGGCGCCGCGCTGCCCATCGACGGCGGCTGGGCGGCCTGCTGATCGTCCAAGGGGAACACCATGACTGCATCCGTCTCGAATGACGGCCGCCAGGCCGCCGCGCTGCTGAACGACGAGAACCGCTTCAAACTCGCCGTGTTCGGCGCCAATGTCAGTTGCGGCTGCAGCGTGACGTCGGCCGAGGGCACCATCGCGGTGAACTGGCCGGAGTCGCGCGAGATCGCGCAGCTTGCCGACAAGGCCGGCCTCGACGCCATGATCCCCGTCGCGCGCTGGCGCGGCTTTGGTGGTGAGACCAATTTCAACGATCGCTGCTTCGAGACCTTCACCTGGGCGGCAGGCATCGCGGCCGTCACCGAGCGCATCCAGGTGTTCTCCACCATGCAGGTGCCGACCGTGCACCCGGTGCGCGCGGCCAAGGAAGCGGCCACCATCGACCACATCTCCGGCGGCCGCTTCGGCCTCAACCTGGTGGCCGGCTGGGTGGAATCGGAACTGCGCATGTTCGGCCTGCCGCAGCTGCCGCATGACGAGCGCTACGCGGTGTCGGACGAATGGGCGACCGTCATCAAGCGTGCGTGGACCGAAGACACCTTCGATTTCGACGGGCGTTATTTCAAACTGCCGGGCGTGCACAGCGAGCCGAAGCCGCTGCAGAGCCCCGGGCCACTCATCATGAGCGCCGGACAGAGCCCGGCCGGCTCGGCCTTCGCTGCGCGCCACGCCGATCTGCAGTTCATCTTCCTGCCGGATATCACGCAAACCCGCGAGGTCGTCGCCACGCTCAAGGCGCGCGCGCTCGAGGAACATGGCCGCCGGCTCAAGGTGATGTCGCTCGCCTACGTTGTGTGTCGTGACACCGAGGCCGAAGCGCGCGAGTACGTGAACTACTACGTGCACGAGAAAGGCGACTGGGGCGCGGTGCGCAACCTGTCCGCCGCGGCGAACAACAACATGAAGAGCGCCGATGCCACCGATCCGGCGTTTCTCGAAGCCTTGGTGGCGGGCTATGGCGCGGTACCGATGGTCGGCACCGCCGATCAGATCGCCGAGCGCATGCGCTATCTCGCCGATGCCGGCCTCGATGGCATGACGCTGTCGTGGGTGAACTACGCGGACGGCATCACGCAGTATCAACAGCAATTGCTGCCGCGGCTCAAGGCGCTGGGCTTGCGTCAATAGATCCCTGCCGTGCACGACGGCGGGCCGCCGCCCGCCGTCTTCGCCCCTGCGACAATCCGTCGCATTGATGTCACGCCGCCACGCGGCGACATTCATCGTCGCCACGGAACGGCTCGCCCATGAACCGTGAGAGGCACGCTGGTTCATGTTTCGCGAGGATAGGTGGGTGCCAAGCTTCCGTGTATCAGCCGCCGTACTGGTGGTCGTCGCCAGCGCCGCGTCTGTCGGCTGCGCCGAGGTGCAGGTCTGGCAACGCGGACGCCTCGCGCGACCGGACATGGCGCTGCGCCCCTACCCTGCGCAACGCGCATTGCGCGAACACGTTTACATGAGTCGTGAAGCGGCGCTGGGTGGCGCGACCGCGGCCGGTGGTGGCTGCGGCTGTTATTGATGGCGCGCGCCCATGGAGCAACGTGCGCCCAAACGACGCGCTCTCGACGCGCTGACCGCCGCCGCGCTCACGCTGCCGGGGCTCAGCAGTCATGCGGCGGGCGCCGGGGTCGAGTTCGGATACAGTCACTACGAGGAGAGTGAACGCGAGAACTACGGCCAGCAAGCCAGGTACCAGCCGATCAGCGTCGACAGTTCGACGCTGCGGGCAAACACTCGCCTGCACGACCGTGTGACGCTGCGCTTCGGCTACGCCGAGGACACCTGGTCAGGCGCGACGCCGATGTCGACGGCGCCGCAGGCCGGCGAGCCCAACCGCGGCACGTTTCCGGGCATGCCGCTGTCGGGCGCTTCGCCCTTCCTGGAGAGCAACTTCTACGTCGACCAGCAACTGCAGCCCTATCGCTTCGCCGTGACGCCGGACGGCGGCTTCAGCCAGGTGCCCGATCAACGCGCCGCCCATGTCATGTCCTACGCCTCGCCGGAAACCCGCCGCGCAGGTGATTTCGCGTTGGCCTACGATGGCGGTGACATCGGTCTGTCGGCGGCCGGCGGTCTGTCGGTCGAAGAGGACTATGTGTCGAATTACGTGGCGCTCGGCGCGCGCGTGGATTTCGATCGCAAGCGCACGACCCTGGAAGTGAATGTGCGGCGCGCGCACGCCGAGGTCGCCGCCAAGCTCGATCGCGACGCCTATTCCTATTACGACAGCACCCATTACCGCGCCCATCTCGATTTCGAGACCACGCGCGACTCCCGAACCATCACCTTGCGCGACGATCGCGACGACTGGACGGCGTCCGCGAGCCTCGCCCGCGTATTGACCCGCCACCTGCTGCTGGCCGGCGGCTTCGAATACACGCGCAGCAGCGGTTACCAGGGCAATCCCTACAAGGTCACCGAGTTCGTGTTCGCCGATCTGCGCGGCCCAGGCACCGACTTTGGCGTACCCGGCGTGCCGGTCCTGTACGACGCCTTCGTGCGCGGGCTGCTCGAGCAGCGGCCGGACATCCGCAACCAGTTCACCCTGCACGGCGAACTCGCCTACGACATCGAGCGCTGGGACGCCGCGTTGCATGTCGGCTACCGCTATTCTCACGACGACTGGGACATCAGCGCCCACACCTTCGACCTCGAATGGATCCAGCGTCTGCCGCGCGGCTGGCAGGTGGCGCCGCGCGTGCGCTACTACTCGCAGGGCCGGGCGGATTTCTATCACCGCTGGATCGTGGTCGGCGAAGCCATCCGCTACGTCGACATCGATGCCAACAATCCCGACCTCGGCTTTCGCGAGGATTACGCGTGGCTGCCCTACGAGTATTTTTCCAGCGACCATCGCCTCTCGGGCTATGGCGCCTTGTCCGGTGGCGTGAGCGTGGTACGGGAGTTCGCCGACGGTGCGCTGCGCCTGGAAGCCGGCGCCGAGTACTACCTGCACGCCGGCCATCTCAAGCTCGGCGGCGGCGGTGAAGGCGCCTATGCCGACTTCGATGGCTATGTGCTCAATGGTGTCATCGGTCTCGATCTGGAACGTGCATTCGCGCCCAAGGGCGATGGCGCGAGCACGCATGGCGAGCACGGCGCCCACCGTGGCACGCGCCACCTCGCGCCCGCCGGGCTCGACCATGCGCACGGCCCGCTGCGCGCCGGCGAATTCATGTTCGGCTATCGCTACGGCTATGCGCAGTGGAGCGGCGACTTCCTGCGCGGCACGCAAGCGGTCGATGACGCGACGATACTCAACCAAGCCTGCGCGCCGGCACAGTGCGCGACGGTCACGCGCGAAATGAGCATGAACATGCACATGCTGGATCTCATGTTCGCACCCAGCGACTGGCTGACCCTGGTGCTGATGCCGCAGTTCGTGAACATGAGCATGGCGGTGGCCAACATTCCCGGCGCGCCTGTCGGCGGCGGCCATCACCATGGCGGTGCGGGCGACGACACCCATACCACCGGCAGCGTCGGGGACACCACGTTTGGCGGCCTGGTGAAACTCCATGACGCCGGCACGCACGCCGCGCACCTCGGCCTCATGCTGCGCGCACCGAGCGGTGACTACGCCATCAAGCACGGCAACGTACGCATCGGCAATTTCATGCATTACGACATGCAGACCGGCAGCGGCACCTGGGATCTCGCGCCCAGCCTCACCTGGCACGGCCAATGGCGCCGATGGTCTTTCGGCGCGCAGGGTGCCGCCATGGTGCGCCTGGCGGGCGCCAACGGCGCTGGTTATCGCCTCGGAGACCGCCTGGAGACCTCGCTGTGGAGTGGCTATGGCCTCACCGACTGGCTGGGCGTGACGCTACGCGCGACCCATACCGTGCAGGGCGCGGTGCGCGGACAGTTCAAGCCCGCGGTGTTGGCCGTGGTCAGCGGCCCGATGGACTTGCCGGACAATACCGGAGGAAGGTATTTCGACCTCGGCGCGGGGCTGTCCGCCAAGGTCATGCATGGCACCCTGTCGGTGGAATGGCTGGCGCCCGTCAGTGACGACGTCAACGGCTTTCAGCGCGAGCGCGCGGGTACCTTGTTCGCCGGCTGGAATACTCACTTCTAGCGGGCGCGCGGAGGCGCGCATCGCTTGCGCCGTCACGCGGCCGGCGGGCTTGGTCGGCGCAATGGTCAACCCATCAGAAATGCACGCCGAAGCGGAGGTTGACGGCCGGGTTGCGTGACTGCTGGTAACCGAGCACGTCCTCCCATGCCGGCAGCACGACTTCGAGCGCGAGTTCGCTGCCACGCCAGGCGCCCCACGGCAGGGCGAGGTTGAGACCAAGGCCTATATCGAAGTATTCGCCGCCGCTGTTGCCGGCGAAATCGAAAGGGCCGATGTGTTCGGGCACGAACACATGCCCGGTGAATATGTCCTGCTGCGTACTCGGCGCCATGCGTCCTTCGATGCGACCCTGCGCGGTGTAGATGCCGCGCAGGCTGGCAGTCAGCCACGGCGCGAGGCGATAGCCGCCCCACAGGCTGCCATGCAGTTCATCACCTAGCGCGTATTTCGAGGTATTGCGCGATTCGAGACGCAGCTTGCCGGTCGCCTGCGCACCCCACAGCCAGCGCGCAGCTGCGCCGCGATAGGTCACGCTCGGTTCGAGATCCCAGGTGCCACTGCCGAGTTGCATGTCGTAGTGCAGACGCTGATCGGTGACCGGCGTGGTCATGTCCTTGCGCGCGCGCTGGTCGACGTCACCGGTAGGCATGCTCACGCCCAGGCCGGCGGTGACGACATGTTCGCCCCGCTGGAACACGCGGTAGAGTGCGTAGAGGCC
This window of the Pseudomonadota bacterium genome carries:
- a CDS encoding LLM class flavin-dependent oxidoreductase, with protein sequence MTASVSNDGRQAAALLNDENRFKLAVFGANVSCGCSVTSAEGTIAVNWPESREIAQLADKAGLDAMIPVARWRGFGGETNFNDRCFETFTWAAGIAAVTERIQVFSTMQVPTVHPVRAAKEAATIDHISGGRFGLNLVAGWVESELRMFGLPQLPHDERYAVSDEWATVIKRAWTEDTFDFDGRYFKLPGVHSEPKPLQSPGPLIMSAGQSPAGSAFAARHADLQFIFLPDITQTREVVATLKARALEEHGRRLKVMSLAYVVCRDTEAEAREYVNYYVHEKGDWGAVRNLSAAANNNMKSADATDPAFLEALVAGYGAVPMVGTADQIAERMRYLADAGLDGMTLSWVNYADGITQYQQQLLPRLKALGLRQ
- a CDS encoding DUF4266 domain-containing protein translates to MFREDRWVPSFRVSAAVLVVVASAASVGCAEVQVWQRGRLARPDMALRPYPAQRALREHVYMSREAALGGATAAGGGCGCY
- a CDS encoding DUF3570 domain-containing protein, producing the protein MEQRAPKRRALDALTAAALTLPGLSSHAAGAGVEFGYSHYEESERENYGQQARYQPISVDSSTLRANTRLHDRVTLRFGYAEDTWSGATPMSTAPQAGEPNRGTFPGMPLSGASPFLESNFYVDQQLQPYRFAVTPDGGFSQVPDQRAAHVMSYASPETRRAGDFALAYDGGDIGLSAAGGLSVEEDYVSNYVALGARVDFDRKRTTLEVNVRRAHAEVAAKLDRDAYSYYDSTHYRAHLDFETTRDSRTITLRDDRDDWTASASLARVLTRHLLLAGGFEYTRSSGYQGNPYKVTEFVFADLRGPGTDFGVPGVPVLYDAFVRGLLEQRPDIRNQFTLHGELAYDIERWDAALHVGYRYSHDDWDISAHTFDLEWIQRLPRGWQVAPRVRYYSQGRADFYHRWIVVGEAIRYVDIDANNPDLGFREDYAWLPYEYFSSDHRLSGYGALSGGVSVVREFADGALRLEAGAEYYLHAGHLKLGGGGEGAYADFDGYVLNGVIGLDLERAFAPKGDGASTHGEHGAHRGTRHLAPAGLDHAHGPLRAGEFMFGYRYGYAQWSGDFLRGTQAVDDATILNQACAPAQCATVTREMSMNMHMLDLMFAPSDWLTLVLMPQFVNMSMAVANIPGAPVGGGHHHGGAGDDTHTTGSVGDTTFGGLVKLHDAGTHAAHLGLMLRAPSGDYAIKHGNVRIGNFMHYDMQTGSGTWDLAPSLTWHGQWRRWSFGAQGAAMVRLAGANGAGYRLGDRLETSLWSGYGLTDWLGVTLRATHTVQGAVRGQFKPAVLAVVSGPMDLPDNTGGRYFDLGAGLSAKVMHGTLSVEWLAPVSDDVNGFQRERAGTLFAGWNTHF
- a CDS encoding SDR family oxidoreductase, whose translation is MAVQPTAVASPRCALITGASGGIGRATAQALAATQWHLVITDLEAAALEAMAPDLLAAGAPAVQCVTGDVVDPGLPARLATASAAAGVPLRGLVNCAGVIDGTALEALSDERWQQVFDINVTSQFRVTRALAPQLRAAGGAAVVNLSSILGVHAGHNMPAYCMTKAAIVGLTKSLAVDFAADEVRVNALTPGGIDTNMPRSLLAQLGIPEQTFFANIGDFVGRQLVKRLGRADEVAQLIAFLLSDHASFITGAALPIDGGWAAC